Proteins encoded by one window of Lutibacter sp. A64:
- the metF gene encoding methylenetetrahydrofolate reductase [NAD(P)H], translating into MKVTNHIKNANGKTLFSFEIVPPQKGQNIQDLYNNVDPLMEFNPPFIDVTTSREEYVYIKKENGLLEQKMTRMRPGTVGICAALKYKYDVDAIPHVLCGGFTKEETEYVLVDCHYLGLDNIMALRGDAMKHEPYFVPTEGGNVFASDLVAQIKELNEGKYLHNIIETTNKPDFCIGVAGYPEKHLEAPSMETDLRRLKEKVAAGADYVVTQMFFDNQKYFDFVEKARSIGITVPIIPGIKPIAVKRHQQILPQVFRLDLPEELIASIESCKDNKQVRQIGIEWAIQQSKELIANGAPVVHFYSMGKSDNIKKIAKEVF; encoded by the coding sequence ATGAAAGTAACAAATCATATAAAAAATGCGAACGGTAAAACATTGTTTTCATTTGAAATTGTACCACCACAAAAAGGTCAAAATATCCAAGATTTATACAATAATGTAGATCCTTTAATGGAATTTAATCCGCCTTTTATTGATGTAACAACTTCTAGAGAAGAATATGTGTATATAAAAAAGGAAAATGGTTTATTAGAGCAAAAAATGACAAGGATGCGACCAGGAACTGTAGGTATTTGTGCTGCTTTAAAGTATAAATATGATGTAGATGCAATTCCACATGTATTGTGTGGAGGTTTTACTAAAGAAGAAACTGAATATGTGTTGGTTGATTGTCATTATTTAGGGTTAGATAATATTATGGCATTACGTGGTGATGCTATGAAACACGAACCGTATTTTGTACCAACAGAAGGCGGAAATGTGTTTGCATCTGATTTAGTAGCTCAAATAAAAGAATTAAATGAGGGTAAATATTTACATAATATTATTGAAACAACTAATAAACCAGATTTTTGTATTGGTGTGGCTGGTTATCCAGAAAAACATTTAGAAGCACCAAGTATGGAAACAGATTTGCGTAGATTAAAAGAAAAAGTAGCTGCTGGTGCAGATTATGTAGTAACGCAAATGTTTTTTGACAATCAAAAATATTTTGATTTTGTTGAAAAAGCGAGAAGTATTGGTATTACTGTGCCTATTATACCAGGTATAAAACCTATTGCAGTAAAAAGACATCAGCAAATATTACCTCAAGTTTTTAGGTTAGATTTACCCGAAGAATTGATTGCTTCTATTGAATCTTGTAAGGATAATAAACAAGTTCGACAAATAGGTATAGAATGGGCAATACAGCAATCTAAAGAGTTAATAGCTAACGGAGCTCCTGTAGTTCATTTTTATTCGATGGGGAAATCGGATAATATAAAAAAAATAGCAAAAGAAGTATTTTAA
- a CDS encoding DUF58 domain-containing protein has protein sequence METLSVKHLSELNNLDLLAKQVVEGFITGIHKSPFHGFSVEFAEHRLYNKGESTRHIDWKLYAKTKKLFVKRYEEETNLRCHLIIDNSASMHYPVVKQPTIDNLTKVAFSAIASAALMEILKRQRDAVGLSVYSDKNEYYAPAKGGERHRRMLLTELDGLLKKPSVSTTDTYTALHEISEKIPKRSLVFLFTDMFQASKDEQELFDALRHLRYKKHEVVLFHTYDENLELNFDFENSPKKFVDVETGEEINMYASNVKEQYHKNMLKYFNELKLRCMQYKIEYVPVAINKGFDTILLSYLMSRKNFL, from the coding sequence ATGGAAACATTATCAGTAAAACATCTTTCAGAACTAAATAACTTAGATTTGTTAGCAAAACAAGTTGTTGAAGGATTTATTACCGGGATACATAAAAGTCCGTTTCATGGGTTTTCTGTTGAGTTTGCTGAGCATAGATTGTATAATAAAGGAGAAAGTACACGACATATAGATTGGAAACTTTACGCTAAAACAAAAAAGTTGTTTGTAAAACGTTATGAAGAAGAAACAAATTTACGCTGTCATTTAATTATAGACAATTCAGCGTCTATGCATTATCCAGTAGTTAAACAACCAACAATAGATAATTTAACAAAAGTTGCATTTTCAGCTATTGCTTCTGCAGCATTAATGGAAATTTTAAAGCGTCAGAGAGACGCTGTAGGTTTAAGTGTATATAGTGATAAAAACGAATATTACGCACCTGCAAAAGGAGGAGAACGCCATAGAAGGATGTTATTAACAGAATTAGATGGTTTGTTAAAGAAACCTTCAGTTTCAACAACAGATACATATACAGCATTGCATGAAATTTCAGAAAAGATTCCTAAACGATCGTTGGTGTTTTTATTTACAGACATGTTTCAGGCGTCTAAAGATGAACAAGAATTATTTGACGCGTTAAGGCATTTAAGATATAAAAAACACGAAGTTGTTTTGTTTCATACATATGATGAAAACTTAGAATTGAATTTTGATTTTGAAAATTCTCCAAAAAAGTTTGTAGATGTAGAAACTGGCGAAGAAATTAATATGTATGCCTCAAATGTAAAGGAACAATACCATAAAAATATGCTAAAATATTTTAATGAGTTGAAATTGAGGTGTATGCAATATAAAATTGAATACGTTCCAGTAGCTATAAATAAAGGGTTTGACACGATTCTTCTATCGTATTTAATGAGTAGAAAAAATTTTTTATAA
- the metH gene encoding methionine synthase, with product MNLFQNLTHNSMNTERKYLKLSGLEPLIITPESNFINVGERTNVAGSRKFLRLIKEEKFDEALAIARHQVEGGAQIIDINMDDGLLDGKEAMVRFMNLIAAEPDIARVPIMIDSSKWEIIEAGLQVAQGKCVVNSISLKEGEKQFKEHARKIKMYGAAVIVMAFDEDGQADNYERRIEISQRSYNILVNEVGFPSEDIIFDLNIFPVATGMEEHRRNALDFIEATRWVRENLPNASVSGGVSNVSFSFRGNNAVREAMHSVFLYYAIKAGMNIGIVNPAMLEVYDDIPKDLLEHVEDVILDRRDDATERLLDFAESVVSTAKERKVDMSWREKPLQDRITHALVKGLDEFIVEDVEAARLEAEKPIEVIEGNLMIGMNVVGDLFGSGKMFLPQVVKSARVMKKAVAYLLPFIEADKNGVKEANGKILLATVKGDVHDIGKNIVGVVLGCNNYDIVDLGVMVAPEKIIQAAKDENVDAIGLSGLITPSLDEMVYLAKEMERQKFEVPLLIGGATTSKAHTAVKIDPQYKNAVVHVHDASRAVTVVGDLLDKRINQKYVGDIKADYVKVREGFANRSSKKEYLSLADARKNKFKIDWSTSTIVKPNFEGIQVFEDFDLTKLVDYIDWSPFFRTWELAGKFPAILTDKVVGEAATNLFNDAKLMLAKILNENLLTAKAVFGIFPANSVNEDDIELYADTDRTKVNVKFITLRQQLKKKEGIPNIALADFIAPKETGIEDYMGAFCVSTGFGTAELAAEFEKDHDDYNSILIKALADRLAEAFAEYLHEKVRKEYWGYALEEVLSNQELIKEGYKGIRPAPGYPACPDHTEKWTIWDLLSVKETIGVELTDSLAMWPAASVSGYYFGNEKAKYFGVGKITEEQLISVADRKNKDLDVMRKWLNPNLAES from the coding sequence CTGAATTTATTTCAGAATCTCACACATAATAGCATGAATACAGAAAGAAAATACTTAAAACTTTCGGGCCTAGAACCCTTAATAATTACTCCAGAAAGTAATTTTATAAATGTTGGTGAACGTACCAATGTTGCAGGTTCTCGCAAGTTTTTACGATTGATAAAAGAAGAAAAATTTGATGAAGCATTAGCTATTGCTCGTCATCAGGTTGAAGGTGGCGCACAAATTATCGATATTAATATGGATGATGGTTTGTTAGATGGAAAAGAAGCAATGGTTCGCTTTATGAATTTGATTGCTGCAGAACCAGATATTGCACGTGTTCCAATTATGATTGATAGTTCCAAATGGGAAATTATTGAAGCTGGATTACAAGTTGCGCAGGGTAAATGTGTTGTAAACTCTATCAGTTTAAAAGAAGGAGAGAAACAATTTAAAGAACATGCAAGAAAAATAAAAATGTATGGAGCAGCCGTTATTGTAATGGCTTTTGATGAGGATGGACAGGCTGATAATTACGAACGTAGAATTGAAATATCTCAGCGTTCATATAATATTTTGGTAAACGAAGTTGGATTTCCTTCAGAAGATATAATTTTTGATTTAAATATATTTCCAGTGGCAACCGGAATGGAAGAACACCGTAGAAATGCTTTAGATTTTATTGAAGCTACACGTTGGGTTCGAGAGAATTTGCCAAATGCTAGTGTAAGTGGAGGTGTAAGTAATGTGTCGTTTTCTTTTAGAGGGAACAATGCGGTACGCGAAGCAATGCACTCAGTGTTTTTGTATTATGCTATTAAAGCAGGAATGAATATCGGAATTGTAAATCCTGCAATGTTGGAGGTTTATGATGATATTCCAAAAGATTTATTAGAACACGTAGAAGATGTAATTTTAGATAGAAGAGATGATGCTACAGAGCGTTTACTAGATTTTGCTGAAAGTGTTGTAAGTACTGCTAAAGAACGTAAAGTAGATATGTCTTGGAGAGAAAAACCTTTGCAAGATCGTATAACTCATGCATTGGTAAAAGGCTTGGATGAATTTATTGTTGAGGATGTGGAGGCTGCACGATTGGAAGCTGAAAAACCAATTGAAGTTATTGAAGGTAATTTAATGATTGGTATGAATGTAGTTGGAGATTTATTTGGTTCTGGTAAAATGTTTTTACCTCAAGTGGTGAAATCTGCTCGTGTAATGAAAAAAGCCGTAGCTTATTTATTGCCTTTTATTGAAGCAGATAAAAATGGTGTAAAGGAAGCAAATGGAAAAATTTTATTAGCAACTGTAAAAGGTGATGTACACGATATTGGTAAAAATATTGTAGGTGTAGTTTTAGGTTGTAATAATTATGATATTGTAGATTTAGGGGTAATGGTTGCCCCAGAAAAAATAATTCAAGCAGCGAAAGATGAAAACGTTGATGCTATTGGTTTAAGTGGTTTAATTACACCTAGTTTAGATGAAATGGTGTATTTAGCAAAAGAAATGGAGCGTCAAAAATTTGAAGTTCCTTTGTTAATTGGTGGTGCAACAACTTCTAAAGCACATACAGCAGTAAAAATTGATCCACAATATAAAAATGCTGTAGTTCACGTGCACGATGCTTCAAGAGCAGTAACTGTAGTTGGTGATTTATTAGATAAAAGAATTAACCAAAAATATGTTGGCGATATAAAAGCAGATTATGTTAAGGTTCGTGAAGGTTTTGCTAATAGATCAAGTAAAAAAGAATATTTGTCGTTAGCTGATGCAAGAAAAAATAAGTTTAAGATAGATTGGAGTACTTCAACAATTGTAAAACCAAATTTTGAAGGAATTCAAGTTTTTGAAGATTTTGATTTAACAAAATTAGTAGATTATATAGATTGGAGTCCGTTTTTTAGAACTTGGGAATTAGCAGGTAAATTCCCTGCAATTTTAACTGACAAAGTTGTAGGAGAGGCGGCTACCAACTTATTTAATGATGCAAAATTAATGCTTGCAAAAATATTAAATGAAAATTTATTAACTGCAAAAGCTGTTTTTGGTATTTTTCCAGCAAATAGTGTAAACGAAGATGATATAGAGCTTTATGCAGATACGGATAGAACTAAAGTAAATGTTAAGTTTATAACATTACGTCAACAATTAAAAAAGAAAGAAGGAATACCAAATATTGCCTTGGCAGATTTTATTGCTCCAAAAGAAACAGGAATTGAAGATTATATGGGAGCGTTTTGTGTATCTACAGGATTTGGAACAGCTGAATTAGCTGCGGAATTTGAAAAAGATCACGACGATTATAACTCTATTTTGATTAAAGCTTTAGCCGATAGGTTAGCAGAGGCTTTTGCAGAATATCTGCATGAAAAAGTTAGAAAAGAATACTGGGGCTATGCTTTAGAAGAGGTTTTATCTAATCAAGAGTTGATTAAAGAAGGTTATAAAGGTATTCGTCCAGCTCCAGGATATCCTGCTTGTCCAGATCATACAGAAAAATGGACTATATGGGATTTGTTAAGTGTTAAAGAAACTATTGGGGTAGAATTAACCGATAGTTTAGCTATGTGGCCTGCAGCTTCGGTATCGGGTTATTATTTTGGAAATGAAAAAGCTAAATATTTTGGAGTAGGTAAAATTACCGAAGAGCAATTGATAAGTGTTGCTGATAGAAAAAATAAGGATTTAGATGTAATGAGAAAATGGTTAAATCCTAATTTAGCTGAAAGTTAG
- a CDS encoding DUF3387 domain-containing protein → MAKIFHNFDSTDYFTGKSLQQLDCLNKASEYVQLTNQIEVRFMGLVKRLKSAYDICCGSDELSHIEKDYIHFYLAIRSIVLKLTKGDAPDTAQMNAKVRKMISEALQSEGIEEIFKLGDDKESKIDIFNEDYLAKIEKIKLPNTKIKLLQQLLARAIDDFKKINKVKGVDFSKKMKTLVDKYNERKADILQSEVLEDFTDEIIDLYHSLKKEKESFNDMGIDFEEKAFYDILKSLAVKYDFDYPEDKLIYLAKEVKKVVDDKAKYTDWNQRNDIKAELKAYLIVLLAENDYPPIDRDEVYKEIFEQAENFKKYNN, encoded by the coding sequence TTGGCAAAGATATTTCACAATTTCGATAGTACAGATTATTTTACAGGAAAATCTTTACAACAATTAGATTGTTTGAATAAAGCATCTGAATATGTTCAATTAACAAATCAAATAGAAGTGCGCTTTATGGGGTTAGTTAAACGCTTAAAATCAGCGTATGACATTTGTTGTGGAAGTGATGAACTTTCTCATATAGAAAAAGATTATATTCATTTTTATTTAGCAATTCGTTCAATTGTACTTAAACTAACCAAAGGCGATGCACCCGATACTGCTCAAATGAATGCAAAGGTTCGTAAGATGATTTCAGAAGCACTACAAAGTGAAGGTATTGAGGAAATATTTAAACTTGGAGATGATAAAGAAAGTAAGATTGATATTTTTAATGAAGATTATTTAGCTAAAATCGAAAAAATAAAATTACCGAATACCAAAATAAAATTATTACAACAATTGTTAGCAAGAGCAATTGATGACTTTAAAAAAATAAATAAAGTAAAAGGGGTTGATTTTTCTAAAAAAATGAAAACATTAGTTGACAAATACAATGAAAGAAAAGCTGATATTTTACAAAGTGAAGTTTTAGAAGATTTTACAGATGAAATTATAGATTTATATCATTCACTTAAAAAAGAAAAAGAATCATTTAATGATATGGGTATTGATTTTGAAGAAAAGGCTTTTTACGATATTTTGAAATCGTTGGCAGTAAAATATGATTTTGATTACCCAGAGGATAAACTTATTTATCTAGCTAAAGAAGTTAAAAAAGTGGTGGATGATAAGGCTAAATATACAGATTGGAATCAGAGAAATGATATAAAAGCAGAGTTAAAAGCGTATTTGATTGTGCTATTAGCTGAAAATGATTACCCTCCAATTGATAGAGATGAAGTGTATAAAGAGATATTTGAGCAAGCAGAAAATTTTAAGAAGTATAACAATTAA
- a CDS encoding homocysteine S-methyltransferase family protein — protein MEDIRNILKNKILVLDGAMGTMIQQYKFTEEDYRGEQFKDFKVSVKGNNDMLSITQPKAIKEIHAKYLEAGADIIETNTFSSTTIAMADYKMEDFVYELNFQSAKIAKEVAKEFTEKDPSKPRFVAGSIGPTNRTASMSPDVNDPGFRAVTFDDLRVAYKQQVEALIDGGVDVLLIETVFDTLNAKAALFAIEEIKAERKIDIPIMLSGTITDASGRTLSGQTAEAFLISVSHISLLTVGFNCALGAKQLTPHLEVLAQKSDLAISAHPNAGLPNAFGEYDETPEMMANQIEEYLEKGLINIIGGCCGTTPDHIKAIADVAKGFEPRRVDSKK, from the coding sequence ATGGAAGACATTCGTAACATATTAAAAAATAAAATCCTTGTACTAGATGGCGCTATGGGAACTATGATTCAACAGTATAAATTTACTGAAGAAGATTACAGAGGAGAACAATTTAAAGATTTCAAAGTTTCGGTAAAAGGAAACAATGATATGCTTTCAATTACACAGCCAAAAGCAATTAAAGAAATTCATGCAAAATATTTAGAAGCCGGAGCAGATATTATTGAGACCAATACGTTTTCGTCTACAACAATTGCTATGGCCGATTACAAAATGGAAGACTTTGTTTATGAGCTAAATTTTCAATCTGCTAAAATAGCTAAAGAAGTTGCAAAAGAATTTACTGAAAAAGATCCATCTAAACCGCGTTTTGTAGCGGGTTCAATTGGACCAACAAACCGTACAGCAAGTATGTCTCCTGATGTAAATGACCCAGGTTTTAGAGCAGTAACTTTTGATGATTTAAGAGTCGCTTACAAGCAGCAAGTTGAAGCATTAATTGATGGAGGAGTAGATGTATTATTAATTGAAACAGTTTTTGATACTTTAAATGCTAAGGCTGCTTTATTCGCTATTGAAGAAATTAAGGCAGAAAGAAAAATTGATATTCCTATTATGCTAAGCGGAACAATTACAGATGCTAGTGGAAGAACATTATCGGGGCAAACGGCAGAAGCATTTTTAATTTCTGTATCACACATTTCTTTATTAACTGTTGGTTTTAATTGTGCTTTAGGAGCAAAACAATTAACACCACACTTAGAAGTATTAGCTCAAAAATCTGACTTAGCAATTTCGGCACACCCTAATGCAGGATTGCCAAATGCATTTGGAGAGTATGATGAAACGCCTGAAATGATGGCTAATCAAATAGAAGAATATTTAGAAAAGGGTTTAATTAATATTATTGGAGGGTGCTGTGGAACAACCCCAGATCATATTAAAGCTATTGCAGATGTAGCTAAAGGATTTGAACCTCGTAGAGTTGATTCAAAAAAATAA
- a CDS encoding type I restriction endonuclease subunit R — MKFTESQLEKAFIELLGSEKIPHVSGQNIQRDISEVLLKDDLKEFLLSKYKKDGLTSVEVNSIIRKLELYSSSDLYESNKAIMKLISDGYVFKREDRSKKDLYIQFIDYSEENNNRYKIVNQLEIFGYEKRIPDGILYINGLPLVVFEFKSAIREDATIHDAFKQLTNRYKRDIPELFKYNAFCIISDGVNNKAGSFFSSYEFFYAWRKVEGLDNEVDGINSMYTLIEGIFNHNRLRDIIQNFIYFQDSSKKDDKIVCRYPQYYAARKLFNNIKLHQRPKGDGKGGTYFGATGCGKSYTMLFLTRLLMKSVHFSSPTIILITDRTDLDDQLSGQFTNAKGFIGDDTIISVESRNELRELLQGRNSGGVFLTTIHKFTEDTALLTNRTNVICISDEAHRSQTNLDQKIVITDKGVEKKFGFAKYLHDSLPNATYVGFTGTPIDATMSVFGDIVDTYTMTESVKDDITVKIVYEGRAAKVLLDTSKLQEIEDYYALCEEEGSNEYQIEESKKATTQMSAIVGDPDRLKAVALDFVTHYEQRVNEGASIKGKAMFVCSSRPIAYNLYKEIILLRPEWEEIKNCDDGVELTEKEQKDIKPMERIKMIMTRGKDDPKEMYDALGTKEYRKELDRQFKNEKSNFKIAIVVDMWLTGFDVPFLDTMYIDKPIQQHNLIQTISRVNRKFETKEKGLIVDYIGIKSQMNKALKKYSKVDGNNIEDIQKSIVAVKD, encoded by the coding sequence ATGAAATTTACGGAATCCCAATTAGAAAAAGCATTTATTGAACTTTTAGGCTCAGAGAAAATACCACATGTTTCTGGACAAAATATTCAAAGAGATATTTCAGAAGTGCTTCTTAAAGATGATTTAAAAGAATTTCTTTTGAGTAAATATAAAAAAGATGGACTCACTAGTGTTGAAGTAAATTCTATAATTCGTAAGCTAGAGCTCTACTCCTCTTCAGACCTTTATGAGAGCAATAAAGCTATTATGAAACTTATTTCTGATGGCTATGTTTTTAAAAGAGAAGATCGCAGTAAAAAAGACCTTTACATTCAGTTTATTGATTATTCCGAAGAAAACAATAATAGATATAAAATTGTAAATCAACTTGAAATTTTTGGTTATGAAAAAAGGATACCCGATGGTATTTTGTACATCAATGGATTGCCGCTTGTAGTTTTTGAATTTAAAAGTGCTATTAGAGAAGATGCAACAATACACGATGCTTTTAAGCAGTTAACTAATCGATATAAAAGAGATATTCCAGAGCTTTTTAAGTACAATGCTTTTTGTATAATTAGTGATGGTGTAAATAATAAAGCTGGTTCGTTTTTTTCATCTTATGAATTTTTTTATGCGTGGCGAAAAGTTGAAGGTTTAGACAATGAAGTTGATGGTATAAATTCTATGTATACATTAATTGAAGGGATATTTAACCACAACCGTTTACGTGATATTATACAAAATTTTATTTATTTTCAAGACAGCTCAAAAAAGGATGATAAAATTGTGTGTCGTTATCCACAATATTATGCTGCAAGAAAATTATTTAACAATATAAAACTGCATCAACGTCCTAAAGGTGATGGTAAAGGAGGAACGTATTTTGGAGCGACAGGATGTGGTAAAAGTTATACAATGCTTTTTTTAACAAGATTATTAATGAAGAGTGTGCACTTTTCAAGTCCTACAATAATCTTAATAACTGATAGAACAGATTTAGATGACCAGCTTTCTGGACAGTTTACTAATGCTAAAGGTTTTATTGGAGATGATACTATTATTAGTGTTGAAAGCAGAAATGAACTGAGAGAATTGCTGCAAGGAAGAAATAGTGGAGGGGTATTTCTAACAACAATACATAAGTTTACTGAAGATACAGCGCTTTTAACCAATAGAACAAATGTGATTTGTATATCTGATGAAGCACATAGAAGCCAAACAAACTTAGACCAGAAAATAGTGATTACCGATAAAGGAGTTGAGAAAAAATTTGGATTTGCAAAATACCTTCATGACTCCTTACCAAATGCTACTTATGTTGGTTTTACAGGAACACCAATAGACGCAACAATGAGTGTTTTTGGTGATATTGTTGACACTTATACAATGACTGAGTCTGTAAAAGATGATATTACAGTTAAAATTGTGTATGAAGGTAGAGCAGCTAAAGTATTATTAGATACTAGTAAACTTCAAGAAATTGAAGATTATTATGCTTTATGTGAAGAGGAAGGCTCTAATGAATATCAAATAGAGGAAAGTAAAAAAGCGACAACCCAAATGAGTGCTATTGTTGGTGATCCAGATAGGTTAAAAGCAGTTGCTTTAGATTTTGTAACTCATTACGAGCAAAGAGTAAACGAAGGAGCTTCAATAAAAGGAAAAGCAATGTTTGTTTGTAGTAGCCGACCTATTGCTTATAATCTTTATAAAGAAATTATCCTTTTGCGACCAGAATGGGAAGAAATAAAAAACTGTGATGATGGTGTGGAATTGACTGAAAAAGAACAAAAGGACATTAAACCAATGGAGCGTATTAAAATGATTATGACCAGAGGTAAAGATGATCCAAAAGAAATGTATGATGCCTTAGGAACAAAGGAGTATAGAAAAGAATTAGATAGGCAGTTTAAAAATGAAAAATCAAACTTTAAAATTGCCATTGTTGTAGATATGTGGTTAACGGGGTTTGACGTTCCTTTTTTAGATACAATGTACATTGATAAGCCAATTCAACAACATAATTTAATTCAAACAATTTCAAGAGTAAATAGAAAATTTGAAACTAAAGAAAAAGGGCTAATAGTCGATTATATTGGGATAAAATCCCAAATGAACAAAGCCTTAAAAAAATATTCAAAAGTTGATGGTAATAATATAGAAGATATTCAAAAATCTATTGTAGCTGTAAAAGATTAA
- the trxA gene encoding thioredoxin codes for MALEVTDATFNEVVLQSDKPVMVDFWAAWCGPCRMVAPIMEELSTEYEGKATIAKVDVDSNQEFAAKYGVRNIPTVLVFKGGEVVEKQVGVAPKATYAQKIDAHL; via the coding sequence ATGGCATTAGAAGTAACAGATGCAACTTTTAACGAAGTTGTTTTACAATCGGATAAACCAGTAATGGTTGATTTTTGGGCAGCTTGGTGTGGACCTTGTAGAATGGTTGCTCCAATAATGGAAGAACTATCAACTGAATATGAAGGAAAAGCAACAATAGCAAAAGTTGATGTTGATTCAAACCAAGAGTTTGCAGCTAAATATGGAGTACGTAATATTCCTACAGTTTTAGTTTTTAAAGGAGGAGAAGTTGTTGAAAAACAAGTTGGAGTTGCTCCTAAAGCAACATATGCTCAAAAAATTGACGCACATTTATAA
- a CDS encoding nucleotidyl transferase AbiEii/AbiGii toxin family protein → MNLHENKDLFKDAVKFTAEQKHIKDIYVEKDYWVTFVLYNLYKSELGKGIVFKGGTALSKCYNIIERFSEDIDLIILKSDNQSDHYLKKKLKDITTAVSKLLPEIEEKGITHRIGMVRKTAHSYPKAFKGEFGQVRDTIIVEATRLGHHEPYETKIVSSYIYEMMLNTKQENLATQYGLLPFNVLALDIKRTLCEKIMSLVRFSYTKDAIEDLNNKIRHTYDIHQLLNNNEIKTFFNSESFDSMLLRVANDDLVSFKNNNEYLKKHPKDALLFSQPKETWKQLKSTYQGSFKTLVFGTYPNESEILKTLLTIAVRLEKIDWKFKFD, encoded by the coding sequence ATGAACCTACACGAAAATAAAGACTTATTTAAAGATGCAGTAAAGTTTACAGCAGAGCAAAAACATATTAAGGATATTTATGTTGAAAAAGATTATTGGGTAACATTTGTATTGTATAATTTGTATAAAAGTGAATTAGGTAAGGGAATTGTATTTAAAGGAGGAACTGCATTGTCCAAATGTTACAATATTATAGAACGCTTCTCGGAAGATATAGACTTAATTATCTTAAAAAGTGACAACCAGTCAGATCACTATTTAAAGAAAAAACTAAAAGATATAACAACAGCTGTATCTAAATTATTACCTGAAATAGAAGAAAAAGGTATTACTCATAGAATTGGAATGGTTAGAAAAACAGCACATTCCTATCCAAAAGCATTTAAGGGTGAATTTGGTCAAGTGAGAGATACTATTATAGTTGAAGCTACCAGATTAGGGCATCACGAACCTTATGAAACAAAAATAGTTTCATCTTATATTTATGAAATGATGTTAAATACAAAACAAGAAAATTTGGCAACACAATATGGATTGCTCCCTTTCAATGTTTTGGCTTTAGATATTAAAAGGACATTGTGCGAAAAAATAATGAGCTTAGTTCGTTTTTCATATACCAAAGATGCTATTGAAGATTTAAATAATAAAATTAGACATACTTATGATATTCATCAATTATTAAATAATAACGAGATTAAAACATTCTTTAATTCTGAAAGTTTTGATAGTATGTTGTTACGAGTTGCAAATGATGATTTAGTAAGTTTTAAAAATAACAATGAGTATTTAAAAAAACATCCTAAAGACGCACTATTGTTTAGTCAGCCTAAAGAAACATGGAAGCAACTAAAAAGCACCTATCAAGGTAGTTTTAAAACATTGGTTTTTGGCACGTATCCAAATGAAAGTGAAATACTAAAAACATTACTTACTATTGCTGTAAGATTAGAAAAAATAGATTGGAAATTTAAATTCGATTAA
- a CDS encoding DUF6088 family protein: protein MKASDYIEDRVNKLPKGYVFTYVDFLSEVAKREAIIKHLNRMVVSGKIEKLSKGKYYKPQSTVFGNLLPEQNQIVKDLLEKNGKLLGYITGYSFYNAMGFTAQVSSIIQIAKNETRPSLQRGRFKIAFIKQKNTITKQNIPLLRLLDAIRFIKDIPDATINNSCTRLLTLLADLSEEEQEQIKKLALKYPPSTRALLGAFFQQIDSNQNTETLKKSLNPITTYNLSVSENILPTAKNWNIK, encoded by the coding sequence ATGAAAGCATCTGATTACATTGAAGATAGGGTAAATAAATTGCCAAAAGGCTATGTTTTCACCTATGTAGATTTTCTATCGGAGGTGGCAAAGCGAGAAGCTATTATTAAACATCTAAATAGAATGGTAGTTTCTGGTAAAATTGAAAAGCTCTCAAAAGGTAAATATTATAAACCTCAAAGCACTGTTTTTGGAAATCTATTGCCAGAGCAAAATCAAATTGTAAAAGATTTATTAGAGAAAAACGGAAAACTTTTAGGGTATATTACTGGATATAGCTTTTACAATGCAATGGGTTTTACAGCGCAAGTAAGTAGTATTATACAAATTGCTAAAAATGAAACTAGACCTTCTTTACAAAGAGGTAGGTTTAAAATAGCATTTATCAAACAAAAAAACACCATTACAAAGCAAAATATACCGTTATTAAGATTGTTAGATGCTATTCGTTTTATTAAAGACATTCCAGATGCAACTATCAATAATTCGTGTACTCGTTTGCTAACATTATTAGCTGATTTATCAGAAGAAGAGCAAGAACAGATAAAAAAACTGGCGTTAAAATATCCACCATCAACAAGAGCTTTGTTAGGTGCGTTTTTTCAACAAATAGATAGCAATCAAAATACAGAGACCCTTAAAAAGTCTTTAAACCCAATAACAACTTATAATTTATCGGTTTCAGAAAACATTTTACCAACTGCTAAAAACTGGAATATTAAATGA